The DNA sequence AGTACATCCGAAAGACCCGCGGACCTCGGCCAATGCAGTCGGTATCTGCTAAAAGTTAACGAAACTGAACGTCCTACCTCCCCCTGCTCCCTGTAACTGAATTGAATAATCGAGGCCCCCTTCGTAAATTCAGAAAATTCAACTTACCTCCAATCCCATACCCGGTACTTGTTGGTGGATGCCAATGAGGTCTGGTATGGGATCGGGAACTTTCGAACTAGGTAGCATGGCTTTTCCCGGCAAACGCATCTTGATTGTAGAAGATGACGACATCAATTTGATGATCGCCCAGCATGTTCTGAAAAAGACCGGATACGTCATTGAAACTGCGGACAATGGCGAGACCGCAGTGGAAATCGTCAAGGATCGACCCTTTGATCTGATCTTGATGGATATCGAAATGCCCATCATGGGTGGACTCGAAGCCACCCCCCTAATCCGCGAACTCGAATATGGTCGAGCCGTGCCCATCATTGCCCTCACAGCCCACAGTCTACCCGAGAAGCTGGAACAATTCAAAGCAGCGGGTATCACAGACTATCTCACCAAACCCATCGACAAGGAAAAATTCGCCTCCATTGCAGATCGCTTCCTGAGCGTATAATTTCTTTCGCAGCGAAGGGATACATGCATCTGTTTGGAGCGCTGGTCGTCTTTCTCACGACTTGATTCCGTACTTCTCAGTCCGCAGTACCTGCGCATTTCCTCAACACCTTTACCCATTCCCACCAAGATTTGACACGGATGATCCGATGATCTATTTGTGCATATCTAGCGGTCTGGTTCTTGCGGCAAACAGGGAAGTGCAGCATATTGCACCGGAATTATCCAAAAGCCATAAAACCCATTCTCGTCAAGATGAAGCATCTGTTACCCGTAATTCTCATCCTCCTCATGGCTGGCGCTGGCTGCAGGAGCACCCAGAAAGCCTTCCAACGGGGCAACTATGAGAAAGCCGTCTTCAATTCCATCGAGCGCCTCCGCCGTTCCCCCAACAATGTCAAATCTCGAGAGACGCTCCGAGAAGCATACCCTGCAATGGTGGATTACATCAACGATCGGGTCATCTCCGCCAAACAGAGTCCCGACCCGTTCAAGTGGGAATCCATCATGAGATACTACCGCACCCTCAATCGCGCTTATGATGAGCTTCAACGTGCACCGGCTGCCTTGGAGGTTGTGTACGATCCTCGCAATTACGAAACTGAATATAACCAAGCCGTCTACAATGCAGCTGATGCACGGTATGCAGTAGCTCGCCAAGACCTGGATCGTGGCAAGGCTGGAGATCGCGAAAGCGCCAAAAATGCCTATCGGAATTTCGAACGCGCATTGGCGATTCGCCCGAATTTCAAGGATGCCATAGACCTCAAAGCTGAAGCGCTTGACTATGCCACCCTCATCATTCAGATCGAACCCATCCCGATGCATTCGCAGTCCCTCGCACTGACCAACGAGTTTTTCGAAAACCAGCTCTACGAATACATCGCCTCAGCCGGCTTCAACCAATTTATCCTGTTTGTCTCCGGCAAGGAGTCCGAGGTTGCTCGCCGAAACCCCGACCAAGTCATTCAAATGGTCTTTGACGAGTTCCAAGTGGGAGATGCCTTTGTCAAGGAGACGGTATTCAACCGCAAAAAAGATAGTGTGGTTGTCGGCCAGGTAGAAGTGAACGACTCCCTGTATGATGCCTATGGAACGGTCGAGGCAGAAGTTCACAGCTTCACCAAAACCATCACCTCCGATGGCCTATTGGACCTCCGGATCATCGACAACCGCACTGGCGCCATCCTTTCTCAACGCAAATTCCCAGGCTCCTACGCATGGACCGATAGCTGGGGATACTACAAGGGAGACGACAAGGCACTCTCTGAGGAAGACGAGAAAATCTGCTCCAAAGACAAGGAGTCGCCCAATCCTGACGCTCAATTCCTGTTCGTGGAATTCACCAAGCCCATCTTTACCCAAGTCACTTCCTTTGTGAAGGAATACTACCGGTCTTATTGATCGAGATTGAGACACCCACAAGATATATTCGGCGGAGAATTCCCACTCCGCCGATTTCTTTTAGCGAACCGATGATCCCCATTCATCCAATGCTTTCTTTCCAATCGGAGGCTGAATTGAACTTGCCTACGGATCATGGGAACCAGAATCTGGAGGATGATTTGGGCGTGCCCCCGCGTGTTCGGCCTTGGGTACCTTTCAGAAATTCGAGTCGCGGGGTCAGGCCCTTCCGGACTCGCCAGAGGCTCGGTCGGTGAAAACAAATCCCTACCGATCAACATATTAAACCTCATACAATTGACTCCTCCAGATGAAGTTTGCAACCCACCGACTGAATCCTTCAGGCCCTTCACGCCACACCAGCCAGCCGCACATCTACCAGAATTTTCCCAAAATTGAAACCAAAAATTGGAAGTCTCGTCCAGTATTTAGACATTTATCTAAATACCTAACCACATTTCAATTCGTCATGAAATCAATCCTACCAATACTGACCTTGGCCATCTGTATGATGATGGGCATTGGTTCCGCTCAAGCACAGACCTTCCCCACGGGCAGTTGGGGAGGAAAATTGGATCTAGGCTCGATGGAGCTTCGATTGATCCTGAATGTAAGCCAAGGAGAAGACGGCGTACTGCAAGGGACGCTCGATAGCCCAGACCAAGGAGCCAAAGGACTTCCTGTGGACAAGGTCTCGTTTGAGAACAATGTGCTCACCTTCACAGCTATGGGTGGAGCAGCTACCTACGAGGGCACTTATGATGCCGCCCAGTCCCAAGTCTCCGGAACATTTTCACAAGCTGGCCAGCAATTTCCGCTGGTTCTGACTCCTGCGGGAGAGACTGGACCACCCAAGAGACCCCAGACTCCCCAACCGCCTTACGCCTATGGCATAGAGGAATTGGAAATCCCCAACGAGGAAGCTGGAATTACGCTTACCGGAACCTTGACATACCCGCCCAATCGTGCCATCAAATCCGCGATTGTGCTCGTTTCCGGCTCTGGTCCACAAGACCGCGATGAAACGATCATGGGGCACAAGCCCTTCGCCGTATTGGCCGATGCTTTCACAAAAGCTGGCTATGCAGTATTTCGATATGACGATCGAGGCGTGGGCGCTTCTACGGGCCAGTTTGCCACTGCTACCACCGAAGATTTTGCTTCGGATGCCCTCGCTGTCGTGAAATTCCTCCAAAAACGTGCTGATATCGATCCGGACAAGATCGTCGTCGCCGGACATAGTGAGGGAGGAGCCATAGCCACCATGCTGGCAGCCCACCACTCAGAAGTTGCAGGAGCCATCTTCATGGCTGGGCCTGGCGTCGCGATGGATGAGATCCTGATTCAGCAGGAGCGCGATCTTTTCGTTAAATCCGGATTCGAACCTGAACTCATGGACAGGTGGAAGCTCGTGAAGGAAAAGCTCTAT is a window from the Pontibacter sp. G13 genome containing:
- a CDS encoding response regulator; the protein is MGSGTFELGSMAFPGKRILIVEDDDINLMIAQHVLKKTGYVIETADNGETAVEIVKDRPFDLILMDIEMPIMGGLEATPLIRELEYGRAVPIIALTAHSLPEKLEQFKAAGITDYLTKPIDKEKFASIADRFLSV
- a CDS encoding tetratricopeptide repeat protein; amino-acid sequence: MKHLLPVILILLMAGAGCRSTQKAFQRGNYEKAVFNSIERLRRSPNNVKSRETLREAYPAMVDYINDRVISAKQSPDPFKWESIMRYYRTLNRAYDELQRAPAALEVVYDPRNYETEYNQAVYNAADARYAVARQDLDRGKAGDRESAKNAYRNFERALAIRPNFKDAIDLKAEALDYATLIIQIEPIPMHSQSLALTNEFFENQLYEYIASAGFNQFILFVSGKESEVARRNPDQVIQMVFDEFQVGDAFVKETVFNRKKDSVVVGQVEVNDSLYDAYGTVEAEVHSFTKTITSDGLLDLRIIDNRTGAILSQRKFPGSYAWTDSWGYYKGDDKALSEEDEKICSKDKESPNPDAQFLFVEFTKPIFTQVTSFVKEYYRSY
- a CDS encoding alpha/beta hydrolase, which gives rise to MKSILPILTLAICMMMGIGSAQAQTFPTGSWGGKLDLGSMELRLILNVSQGEDGVLQGTLDSPDQGAKGLPVDKVSFENNVLTFTAMGGAATYEGTYDAAQSQVSGTFSQAGQQFPLVLTPAGETGPPKRPQTPQPPYAYGIEELEIPNEEAGITLTGTLTYPPNRAIKSAIVLVSGSGPQDRDETIMGHKPFAVLADAFTKAGYAVFRYDDRGVGASTGQFATATTEDFASDALAVVKFLQKRADIDPDKIVVAGHSEGGAIATMLAAHHSEVAGAIFMAGPGVAMDEILIQQERDLFVKSGFEPELMDRWKLVKEKLYKAVLNSNDEGELEQIILAQAEDWLADITPEERQMLDATPEKLTQSIRTLSSPWMRFFLSYDPAKDLQSIKCPVLAINGSKDIQVAPKQNLTAIQQNLEAGKCKDITVQELEGLNHLFQTADTGLPIEYNQIEETFAPSAIEVMIEWLKPRFPDYQ